CATTTTATCTTttgatcattaattttttttttttttttatatatgtcatcattaatactatttatttatatttcacgTTTCTCAAAATTGACTACATTTAAGTATATATTAAATTGAATTTACATGGTGCATAGTATTGGGCCAGATACTAGAGATCCTCATAAAGAAGGCCCAAGAAAATGTTCGAAGGGGGAAAATGCATAGTAATTTGGCGCCATTTTTCGTATATACTCTCCGAAGCCCCCATTTCTCCCACCTCCCCCATCGGTGCTTCCTCcctcattcattcattcctcTCCACCAAACCCTAACTCGCACCTCCATTTTCAATCCTTCAATGGCTTCAACTCCAAAGAAGTCTCGTCAATCACCCTCAAAATCCAAGCTCCGTTCACCAATTGCAGCGCCCGTTACTCCACACTCGTTACCTACACGCAGATCCACGCGCTTAAGCTCTCTCCTCACCGATTCTCCTAAAACTCCCAATCTAGTTGATGCATTCAACGAAACTCCCAAGAGAAGGAGAAGAATTGGTGAGAAAACTGAGCCTGTGGCGAAATCGAGGCTCGATTTCTCTCATAAAGATAAAGTTTCAACTCGAAATAGTTCAATTAAggtagaaaatgaaaaagattCTGCTCAATTTTTGAAGACGAGAAGCAAGAAGAGTGAATCTGATGAAATTCCGTTTGCTCCACAATCGCCGGAGCAATCGAAATCTGTAAAGAGGAAGAGGAAAGAGGAGGGTGAGAAAACGATTGAACTGTCGAAGAAGAGAAATGGGAAGGATGAATTGTTTGCTCCAACGTCGCCGGATCAATCGGAAActaagaagagaaagagaaagaatgagGTTGAGAAAACGGTTGTTACTCGAGCTAAAGCTGCGAGAAAAGAGGGCAAAATTGCGAAGGTGCAGTAttataaaaaagttgtttatgATGGTGGTGAATTTGAAGTTGGGGATGATGTTTATGTGAAAAGGAGAGAAGATGCTACTTCTGATGAGGAAGATCCTGAAATGGAGGATTGTAAGTTATGTTTTAGTTCTGGGGATGAAATCATGATTGAGTGTGATAGTTGTTTGGGTGGGTTTCATTTGAAATGCTTGACGCCGCCGTTGAAGGATGTTCCTGAAGGGGATTGGATTTGTGAGATCTGCGAGGGTCGTAAGATGGGTAAAGATGTTGATTTCCCAAAGCCTCCGGAAGGTAAGAAGCTTGTTAGGACAATGCGTCAGAAGCTTCATTCAAGCGATTTGTGGGCTGCTCGAATTGAGAGGTATtatatattgtatattttattgCTCAATCACATAATAGtatgttgttttattttcaGTTTATTAGATAGTAATCATGTCATGTCTACGCCGATTATAGGGTTTATTTACATTTGTTTAATGTGAGCAGTATATGGAAGGAAGTGGATGGCTGCTATTGGTGTCGGGTACGGTGGTATATGATTCCAGAAGAGACTTCTGTTGGGCGACAGCCACATAATTTGAGCAGAGAGTTATATCGGACCAATGATTTTGCAAAAATTGAGGTGATGAATCTTAAATGATTTAGTTGTTTGTATACTGTATTAGCGAAGTGCCACTATGGAATGAAAGCGTCGTAGTTTTTCTTACAATCGATCAATCAATTAGCACAAATTGAACATAACATGTTTAGTGGTACACCTTGAAAATTTTGGAACATCTAGATGGCTTGAGTTTTCTTCTCCACAGTCCATATCCATACTAAATTCAAGTTTGAATCTTACTCAGAAAAGAATGCTCAAGGTATCTTagatgtataaaaaattgatagaaCTGGAGTTTATAATTGGGTAGATAGTAGCTGTCAATTATGGACTAATTGCTTACTTTGATAGATTGGTTACGTTCTTGATTATTTCAGCTTGGCATATCTACAATCATGTCTATACACATAGGTAAACTTTTATATGCCTTAACTTAACATCCTTGGGCTGGTTGGTTGATTTGTTTCTGGTAATAACTTGGAATTAGATTATAGCGTGCAATACCATACCCATGTTAATTTAAATAGTTGGAAAATAAGTTAAACTATTAAGTTCTATTGCGTTCctgattttttttggaattttttgaATTCAATATGATATAATCAGATACAAAAAAGGTAACCAGACATAACTTGTGGTGCTGTATTTCACGACTATTATTAGTATTTCTATAGTCTCATGCATAATGTTCAGGGTAGTCAGAAAACTCTTCTTCCTTTTTTTCTCATCACGGTGCTTTTCTGTTCAATATAGATGGAATCGGTTCTCAGACATTGTTTTGTCATGACCCCTAAGGAGTATGCCAAAGCTAGTAATGAGGGAGATGATGTTTTCTTGTGCGAATATGAATATGACATCCGTTGGCACAGTTTCAAACGCCTGGCTGATATTGATGATGAAAGAGAGGTAACCATCTTAGAGAATATATGTACATGACCATTCTTCTCAAGAAAGGAGTTAACCGTTTAGCAGTGCTAATATTGATGAAGTTATTCGTACATGGTTGAATGGTGACAAGACCAGTCATTTAGCTGTGCTTGTACTgacatgtttatattttttacatggTAGAATTCTGATGAGGGTGACAGTGACGAAGACTGGAATGCAGGCAAGGAATCAGACTCTGATACAGATGAAGATGTTGACTATGAAGaggaaaatattaaaattgcacAATCTCAACCACCAACAAGCCATCAGTTAGCTGCAGTATGAATATTACTGTTCACTTGTATTAATTTTGTGTGTTTATGAGTTCCTATGGAAAATTAATGTTAAATGATACAGAATCTGCACAAGGGACGGTTCTCTGGACTTCAGAAGATAGGCACAAAAAGAATTCCAGAGCATATAAGGTCTCACAAACAGACTAATCTTGAAAGAGCAAAGGCATCACTGTTATTAGCTTCGCTGCCTAAATCTTTACCTTGTAGAAATAAGTATGTTGAAGTTTGAACAtgattttttaacaaaaataaagtaTGTTGATTTATCTGTATTAAGTTACTATTTTACTATTACTAATCAAAACATGTGTTTATTTAGAGAAATGGACGAGATAACTACATTCATTAAAGGTGCTATTTCTGACAATCAATGTCTGGGTCGTTGCCTCTATATTCATGGTGTTCCGGGAACTGGCAAGGTACTATCTTCTAGAACTAGCTATGTTTTTTAGTCTAATATCAAGGGAGGCTTTACTTTAGCTATCACAAAGCAAATcttattttttactcattttttcCTTGTGTAACTCCAGACAATGAGTGTACTCTCAGTGATGAGGAGTTTGAGGTCAGAAGTTGATGCAGGAAACATCAAGCCGTACTGTTTTGTAGAGATTAATGGTCTGAAGTTGGCTTCGCCAGAGAATATTTATAAGGTAAAGTTCACAAAACTTATGCTGTTTTTGGTTTTATGAACACATTCCTTGGTTGTCTTATGGTTCTGACTTCCAATACTATTTTAGGTCATATATGAGGCATTAAATGGTCACAGAGTCGGATGGAAAGAGGCTCTCCGTTTGCTGAATGAGAGGTTTGTAGAAGGGAAGAAAACTGGAGGAGAGGCTGACCGACCATGTATTTTGCTCATTGATGAACTTGATCTTCTTGTAACCAGAAACCAGTCGGTAACTAACAAATCCTCTTGCAAGAAACTTTTTATTAGGTTCACattctttattattatatacaaTCAGATTGGCATGACTTTCCTTTAATCACAGGTTCTGTACAATATCCTTGACTGGCCTACCAAGCCACATTCCAAGCTGATTGTGATAGGTTAGATTTACGTTCATGTGAATTATATTTACAGAATTATGATCGTCTAGCTAAATAGATGTAATATCAAATAGTGGGATCACAAGAATTCAGGTGATTATAACAACTACAGTGGCTTTGTGGACTGCAAAAACTTATTCTTTTGTATTAATGTGATGAATTCAGGAATAGCAAATACAATGGATCTTCCAGAGAAGTTACTTCCTCGTATATCAAGCCGAATGGGCATCCAGAGGCTCTGCTTTGCCCCATATAATTATCAGCAGCTTCAAGAAATCATTTCGAGTCGCCTCAATGGAAttgatatatttgaaaaacagGCTATGGAATTTGCTTCAAGAAAGGTTAGTCTCCAAGTCATTTGAAGATTGGTTTCCTTTAATCTTATATGCACAATGTACACTTAATTTGGTACAATTGCTTGTTTATTTACATATGAAATGATCTTTATTTATCCAGGTTGCAGCTATCTCTGGAGATGCACGCCGTGCTTTGGAAATATGCAGACGTGCAGCTGAAATTGCAGATTATCGCATGAAGAAGCTAGCTTTAAATCCTGATAATGTTGCTGCAGGTATATTATGTGAACAAGCCCTATAGATTTAACATGTCATCACAGGAGAAAGGGGGATCACGTGATGTTTCCTACTTTACATGTTGGCAGCTAGTTGCCTACTTACACGTGCCTTCACAAAAGTGTCATTTGTTTTTATACATATTTGTAAACGATATGTGGATATATTAATAAGCCCGTATATACTAAtaacttaaaatttaatataagcAAGTTTGATAATTCTTCTTCAACATAAACAACTCGATTACTCGAGAACAAAACAATATGAAATATTTCAATATCTATGCGATTTCAGGATCCAAGACCTAACTTCACACAATGATTTGTTTCATCTACCATATGCTGAAAGACTGATATTGTAAATTTAGTATTCTCTTTGACTGCATCAATATAATGAATCCTTTGTCACATGGCAGCGGCAAGAACTAACTgattctccatttttttttatggaaatacAAATAGCCAACATCACTTGTAAGCACACATTCTTTATGTCCGAGGTAGTTCTTAATCCCACTAATTCATTTGTGTCTGCTCTCTAGGAAAGGGACTTGTTTGCATGGCAGACGTTGAAGCAGCCATTCAAGAAATGTTCCAAGCACCTCATATTCAAGTGAGTTGAAATTTGCAGTGTGCTAATATTTTAACTTGACATTTCattcaaataaatattttcccaAGTGTTGTAAGATTCCTAATTAGTCCCGACTGTGAACCAAGTCATGTTGTTCAGTTATTAATATACATGATATATCAATACAAATGTTTTTGATGTAACTGAGATattcactttttaaaaaaaatgagaggtTTCTTTAACTGAGGATTATAACATGAACACAGACATTATTCTGTTTTATATGGCCTTGGTATACGGTAACTAAAAAATAACATGCATGCTATTTTAGTTTGTCAGATGTGACTGCTAATCTTGTGGATCAGTGATCATAGGGGATGGTAAATAAGTAAAATAGGAAATTAGTGGTAATCTCCTAAGCCAATTTGAGTTGTTTGGTTCAATTATTCGGAGAGTATTTATTTCATATTTGGACTTGAGTATTTAATgtgattttaaatatttaatgaGTATTTATTTCATATTTGGACTTGAGTATTTAATGTGATCTTGAGTatttcacattttattttagtcttacatcacatacatatttttattGTGAAGGTGATGAAAAACTGTTCCAGACTTAGCAAAATTTTCCTGACAGCTATGGTGCACGAGCTTTACAAAACAGGAATGGGGGAAACCACTTTTGAAAAGGTCTGCTTCTGAAGCTTCTTTCTGTTAACTTAATTAATCTTGGTTGGCATTCGGATCATAAGTTTTTCACCTTTAAATTGAAAAGGTGGAATTTGCTTACAACCTTGGTTTTCAGCTCCTTTTCAGTTTAATAGCATTATGCAAAGTTTTTTATGCTTACATATGACTCAGAATATATTAATTGTCTTGGTGAACTTGAGGTTTTATATTCTGGTTTTGACTTTCTGATAGAAAAGGTGCTAATaggagcttaatgctaatttgTATAAGTGCTCTTATGTAAGGTTTCATTTTAACAATGCAGTTGGCAACGACGGTTTCATGTATCTGTACCAGCAACGGAGAAGTGTTTCCTGGATATGATATCCTCCTGCAAGTTGGGTAAGACTTATGTTTGTTTCCTACTTGTTTCTGAGTCAAAGTGGCCATAGAGGGAAAACTGGGGAGGGGGGCAGGGTCTTGCTCTCTACTTGAATACAAGTAACAAACTGATTAACTGCTAAGTGTACGAGATCCATCCTAGCCGCATGTCTATTTTATCTAAGAAGCCCTTGTTCCATTTTTTGCAGCTGTAAGCTGGGTGAATGTAGGATCATTTTGTGTGAAGCAGGTGCCAAGCACAGGTTGCAAAAGTTGCAGCTAAATTTCCCGAGGTTATTTCTCAAATCCCTTCTTACTTCTTTAGCTGCTTGTGATGAAAAAACAGATGACGAAAAATATGACGAGTGATTTAAGTTCAATTAACCAACTCAATTATCCGTTTcctttagttttaattttaattatcattttcctgtaattccattaatttgacTGGTTTCATTCTACTTTATGACAGTGATGATGTAACCTTTTCACTGAGAGACTGCAAAGATCTACCTTGGTTGTCCAAATATTTAATGTAGGAATGAAATTTTGATTCTGTTCTTaaagaacattttttttccaataacttttgttcaattttttgtattaCTTACATAATTGTCGTCATCTCCGGTCCTTTTAAGTATACAAGTGTCAGTAATCACTGTTGTATGTTGGACCCTGGGCGGTCTATTTATGTATTACACCCTGTATTAAGCATTGTATTACCTGATGCAGCCCACATAAGGGGCGCATCTCAGCCACACTATTAAGACACTTGTATCTTTGTCATATCAGAACTAATAATACATTTTATTCTTTCAATTTTCTCAGTTTCTCCTTTTCTCTCTGGTTCAGTTTTAAAGGGTGTTTTGAAATAGTTGATGCTACAACTCCTGTTCTATGAAAAACGAGGCTTTtacttttttgttaaattattttgGAAACCTTGAGTTTCTGTTAGAAGTTGCATGTTTGAATTATAGTTTACGAACCTAATATTTGTCAAAATGAGTCTGTAGTAATTTGGATATGTCATTACTGTAAAGGGTAAGTTCTATTTAATCATTTTTAGGTATAcctaaaaatgataaataacataaaatcttAATGATAAGCTGATGATGTTCCACAATGAAGTCGGCTTCTGTGTTTCTGCCTTATGCTCTACCGATCAATATATATACGGTCATGTGGACTTTAAGAAAGTGAACGGTTCCTATAATTGTGGTAACAATATTGTAAGCCTGAATACTGGTTCCTATTCAtaaggaaaagaaagaaaaacgtGCTCTGACCCAAGAATTTGACCAACAAATTATAATTACTTTTGAAATAGTatacaataacaataataattacaCAACACTTAGTAGGTTAGGGAAGACAATGGCGTTTCCAGCTACAATTGTCATTCTTCCTTTAGGCACTCTTTTCATTCTTTCCGGCCTCATTGTTAACGTaattcaggtaaaaaaaaatcaattcacaATCATtcattaattattgttttatgtAATTAATTCTTCATGCACATGCATTTTCTTCTGGACATTCGGATCTAGTAATAACTCTTCAATATGAACCGTTAAAGAAAAGTAAACTGAAATTTAATTGGCCATTAGGATACATATTTACATAAGGTGCCATGCAATTGTGTCTTGCAACTTGTTGCACAATTCATATTCCTTTTAATTCATAACAATGAAGTTTGTTATTGTaaaacaatgttttaaaaatcgaacTGGATATCCAACCGATAAACCTCTAGATCATGTTTTAACCTCCTTAAGCTACTCTAACCAACCATGATCGAAATGCCAATAACCGAACCATTGTAAAAGTCAATTCAACGTTCAATCGGTTAAACTGTTGGTTTCGGTCTTTAAATAGTAAACTATATATGTGCATGCACATCAAATCAAATCTGTTGTATTTCTATGCACATAATCTTGATCAATGCTAGATACCTTGTTATATATGATCCCTTTGGTTGACTATTGGAAATTTAATATACAGATTCTCagttttaattttaacttttgGTAAGTTGACATTATTATTTCATTTCACCTAATATCatacatataattatattaatttgcAGGTTGTCGTCTATGTCCTTTTTCGTCCAATATCAAGgtattattacaaaaaaataaacaaagttCTCACAGAAGTACTGTGGTTGGAGCTCGTATGGTTAGTTGATTGGTGGGCAGGCGTCAAGGTGTGTCCTCTGCAGCTCAGAGTTATTAAATAGCGATTATAGCGGCCTTATAGTACTATTGCACTATTGTATagtgaaatttgaaaaaatcattattattctgcaatacgctatttagtacaaaaaatattatgaaatagCGGTTATAGTCGTGCTATAGTAATGTGGCGTATTATTAGTATTTGAACAAATTGACAATACTTTTGCAACTGACTTTATGATGCACTTGGTTGCATACTATAGTCTAACTAGTTGAATGATTTTTGGATTGCAGATCGAACTATACGCAGATTcagaaaattttgaaatatttggtAAGTTGACAGCCACTAAGTTCTTAtatatcctttttttttctcttaaataTTCTGCTGCTATAGGATCTCACaaatttgcatttttatttgaGAGAATTTTAGGTAAAGAAAATGCACTTCTGATCTGCAACCATAGGAGTGATATTGATTGGCTCATTGGATGGGTCTTAGCTCAGGTGcatctttgtttttctttgaaaTTAAACCATTATTATATGTGTACATGCAATTTCATGCACTATTTGTTACCATTTCTTAGCTTATGTTTtcaatacatatatatatcatatggATCATTCATGTGTGACAGCGTGTGGGTTGCCTTGGTAGCACTGTAGCCATTATGAAGAAAGAAGTCAAATACCTTCCTGTGAGtatttgttatagaaatagtttatatataagcacttaaatgataagcgcttatgttataaacaattaattaatctgTTTATCTAAATAGAGTTAGTGAGATGAAAATATGATCTTAACTGATGAATGCAGGTTCTAGGTTGGTCAATGTGGTTTGCTGATTTTTTATTTCTGGAAAGAAATTGGGCTAAAGATGAACAAACATTGAAGGTAAATCCAAAGAAATCACCctaatatatatacatgtatttgATATAATGTTCCTTataagaattttatttataCATCTCTTGATTTTTGTTGGCAGTCAGGTTTTAAGCAGCAAGTGCGCAATCCAGTGCCTTTTTGGTTGGCTCTTTTTG
This portion of the Trifolium pratense cultivar HEN17-A07 linkage group LG3, ARS_RC_1.1, whole genome shotgun sequence genome encodes:
- the LOC123915622 gene encoding origin of replication complex subunit 1A-like; translation: MHSNLAPFFVYTLRSPHFSHLPHRCFLPHSFIPLHQTLTRTSIFNPSMASTPKKSRQSPSKSKLRSPIAAPVTPHSLPTRRSTRLSSLLTDSPKTPNLVDAFNETPKRRRRIGEKTEPVAKSRLDFSHKDKVSTRNSSIKVENEKDSAQFLKTRSKKSESDEIPFAPQSPEQSKSVKRKRKEEGEKTIELSKKRNGKDELFAPTSPDQSETKKRKRKNEVEKTVVTRAKAARKEGKIAKVQYYKKVVYDGGEFEVGDDVYVKRREDATSDEEDPEMEDCKLCFSSGDEIMIECDSCLGGFHLKCLTPPLKDVPEGDWICEICEGRKMGKDVDFPKPPEGKKLVRTMRQKLHSSDLWAARIESIWKEVDGCYWCRVRWYMIPEETSVGRQPHNLSRELYRTNDFAKIEMESVLRHCFVMTPKEYAKASNEGDDVFLCEYEYDIRWHSFKRLADIDDERENSDEGDSDEDWNAGKESDSDTDEDVDYEEENIKIAQSQPPTSHQLAANLHKGRFSGLQKIGTKRIPEHIRSHKQTNLERAKASLLLASLPKSLPCRNKEMDEITTFIKGAISDNQCLGRCLYIHGVPGTGKTMSVLSVMRSLRSEVDAGNIKPYCFVEINGLKLASPENIYKVIYEALNGHRVGWKEALRLLNERFVEGKKTGGEADRPCILLIDELDLLVTRNQSVLYNILDWPTKPHSKLIVIGIANTMDLPEKLLPRISSRMGIQRLCFAPYNYQQLQEIISSRLNGIDIFEKQAMEFASRKVAAISGDARRALEICRRAAEIADYRMKKLALNPDNVAAGKGLVCMADVEAAIQEMFQAPHIQVMKNCSRLSKIFLTAMVHELYKTGMGETTFEKLATTVSCICTSNGEVFPGYDILLQVGCKLGECRIILCEAGAKHRLQKLQLNFPSDDVTFSLRDCKDLPWLSKYLM